One Camelina sativa cultivar DH55 chromosome 3, Cs, whole genome shotgun sequence genomic window carries:
- the LOC109132215 gene encoding uncharacterized protein LOC109132215: MGNETKTNGGAAASLAGGGGGFRAKMEHYVYSGEKKHVIVGIGIVSLIFGVPWYLMTQGSKHQSHQDYMDKADKARKARLSSSPSSNK, from the exons ATGGGAAATGAGACGAAGACCAATGGCGGTGCTGCGGCGAGTTTGGCCGGAGGCGGAGGAGGATTCAGAGCTAAAATGGAACATTACGTTTACAGTGGTGAAAAGAAGCACGTCATCGTTGGGATCGGAATCGTCTCGCTCATCTTCGGAGTTCCTTGGTATCTGATGACTCAAG gGTCAAAGCATCAATCTCACCAAGATTACATGGACAAGGCTGATAAAGCTCGGAAAGCACGTCTCTCATCGTCTCCATCATCTAACAAGTAG